In Chitinophaga nivalis, a single genomic region encodes these proteins:
- a CDS encoding DUF1501 domain-containing protein, translating to MLILNRRRFLQVGSLAATSVMLPRFLKAMEKEALVPPGNKVLVVIQLSGGNDGLNTVIPYRNDIYYRSRPSLGIEREAALSLNDELGIHPALKGLKGLYDEGALGILNNVGYPNPDRSHFRAMDIWHTASEASEYRSDGWIGRYLDAQCRGCDKPTQALEIDDTLSLALKGVHTNGLAMTDPARLFSTSNDRYFNDLLQQHATAGSATDHAADYLYKVMGDTMASAAYIRQQYKVRPSGASYPNTDLGKHLRIIASLIASDINTKVYYVSHGSFDTHTNQQDQQQRLFQQLGDAMTVFTDDLKQQQRFEDVLIMTFSEFGRRVSQNASGGTDHGTANNVFLMGGGLKKPGLINEGPDLSDLREGDLQYKVDFKSVYATVLNKWLGADDHTILGQRYDMLDFI from the coding sequence ATGCTGATTCTTAACAGGCGCCGTTTTTTACAGGTAGGTTCATTGGCGGCTACATCGGTCATGTTGCCCCGGTTTCTCAAAGCCATGGAAAAAGAAGCGCTGGTACCTCCCGGTAACAAAGTGCTGGTGGTGATCCAGCTATCCGGTGGCAACGACGGGTTGAATACTGTGATTCCCTATCGCAATGATATTTATTACCGCTCCCGTCCTTCACTGGGTATCGAACGGGAAGCTGCCTTGTCGCTGAATGATGAACTGGGCATCCATCCGGCGCTGAAAGGGTTGAAAGGATTGTATGATGAGGGCGCGCTGGGTATCCTCAATAATGTAGGGTATCCCAATCCGGATCGTTCCCATTTCCGTGCAATGGACATCTGGCACACCGCCAGCGAAGCCAGTGAATACCGCAGCGATGGCTGGATAGGCCGTTATCTCGACGCCCAGTGCCGGGGATGTGATAAACCTACGCAGGCGCTGGAAATAGATGATACCCTCAGTCTGGCCCTCAAAGGGGTACATACCAACGGGCTGGCGATGACAGATCCCGCACGGCTTTTTAGTACCAGTAATGACCGTTATTTCAATGACTTGCTGCAACAGCATGCAACTGCCGGCAGCGCCACAGATCATGCTGCAGATTACCTGTATAAGGTAATGGGAGATACGATGGCTTCTGCAGCTTATATCCGCCAGCAGTATAAAGTCCGGCCGTCGGGTGCCTCCTACCCCAATACCGACCTGGGGAAACACCTCCGGATCATTGCCAGCCTGATAGCTTCCGATATCAACACCAAAGTATATTATGTGTCACATGGTAGTTTTGATACCCATACCAACCAGCAAGACCAGCAGCAACGCCTGTTTCAACAGTTGGGTGATGCCATGACGGTATTTACGGACGACCTGAAACAGCAGCAGCGTTTTGAAGATGTGCTGATCATGACCTTTTCAGAGTTTGGGCGGCGGGTAAGCCAGAATGCAAGTGGTGGCACCGATCATGGTACAGCCAATAATGTGTTTTTGATGGGTGGTGGTTTGAAAAAGCCGGGATTGATCAATGAAGGACCTGACCTGTCTGATCTGCGGGAAGGGGATTTACAATATAAGGTAGACTTTAAAAGCGTATATGCAACGGTGTTAAACAAGTGGCTGGGTGCCGACGATCATACGATATTAGGGCAACGCTATGATATGCTGGATTTTATTTAA
- a CDS encoding OPT family oligopeptide transporter: MSDNHFKPFVPPGAQMKEFTLKSILLGCIFGIIFGAATVYLALKAGLTVSASIPIAVIAITLGRKFFNTTILENNIIQTTGSAGESIAAGVVFTLPGFLFLTDGGGANFFNYFTILTLAIFGGVLGTLMMIPLRKSLIVKEHKNLPYPEGTACGDVLIAGEKGGDFAKTAFYGLGFAFAYAILQKILHVIAETPEYMTRQTSKFFPSAKISADITPEYMGVGYIIGPRIAGVLVAGGVLSWLALIPLLASLLPGDVIASQLVKIGYLANLQTPGGQGGWDPVAHTFADYSSAVYYAYVRQIGAGAVAAGGFITLLKTIPTIISSFKGSIGAIKNNGGDTADTQAVPRTDRDLSLKVVLFGSIALVLLMAFLPQLPGDSIGKKLLIGLLVVIFGAFFVTVSSRIVGLIGSSNNPISGMTIATLMGTCLVFIAVGWTGKVYEPLALVVGGMICIAAANAGATSQDLKSGYIVGATPRYQQLALFIGAIVSSVVIGLTVKFLDKPTSEMISKGITEHAIGSAYYPAPQGTLMATLAKGILSFNLDWQFVLVGVFLSITMELCGINSLSFAVGAYLPLSTTLPIFIGGAIRGVVDSKQKKENKQLKPEEEELGKGNLFATGLVAGGAVAGVIIAILAGFDSTAAILAKLNTTAGLTGALGHGGYYILGVGFFTFMGWYLYRTARKA; encoded by the coding sequence ATGTCTGACAACCATTTTAAACCATTTGTTCCACCCGGTGCGCAAATGAAAGAGTTCACCCTCAAATCCATTTTGCTCGGTTGTATTTTCGGTATCATTTTCGGCGCAGCCACCGTATACCTGGCGCTGAAAGCCGGTTTAACCGTTTCCGCATCAATTCCTATCGCCGTTATTGCCATTACTTTAGGCAGAAAATTTTTCAACACCACCATTCTCGAAAACAATATTATTCAGACAACCGGATCTGCAGGTGAATCCATTGCAGCCGGTGTGGTGTTTACCCTCCCGGGATTCCTCTTCCTTACTGATGGTGGAGGCGCTAACTTTTTCAACTACTTTACCATCCTTACCCTGGCCATTTTTGGCGGTGTACTTGGTACCCTCATGATGATTCCCCTGCGGAAATCCCTCATCGTAAAGGAACATAAAAACCTCCCTTATCCGGAAGGTACTGCCTGTGGTGATGTATTGATTGCCGGGGAAAAAGGTGGTGATTTCGCCAAAACGGCCTTCTATGGGTTGGGCTTTGCCTTTGCCTATGCCATTCTCCAGAAAATCCTGCACGTGATTGCAGAAACACCGGAGTATATGACCCGTCAGACCAGCAAATTTTTCCCTTCTGCTAAAATCAGTGCCGATATCACACCAGAGTATATGGGTGTGGGTTATATCATAGGCCCCCGCATTGCCGGGGTACTGGTAGCCGGCGGTGTACTGTCCTGGCTGGCGCTCATTCCCCTGCTGGCATCTCTGCTGCCAGGTGATGTGATTGCCTCCCAGCTGGTAAAAATCGGTTACCTCGCCAACCTCCAGACACCAGGCGGTCAGGGTGGCTGGGATCCGGTTGCCCATACTTTTGCTGATTATTCTTCCGCTGTATATTATGCATACGTACGCCAGATCGGCGCCGGTGCAGTAGCTGCCGGTGGTTTTATCACCCTGCTCAAAACTATTCCTACCATCATCTCTTCCTTTAAAGGCAGCATAGGCGCCATTAAAAACAATGGTGGCGATACCGCTGATACACAGGCTGTGCCAAGAACCGACAGAGACCTGAGCCTGAAAGTAGTATTGTTTGGTAGTATTGCCCTGGTACTCCTGATGGCTTTCCTGCCGCAGCTACCTGGTGATTCCATCGGTAAAAAATTACTGATAGGCTTACTGGTGGTAATATTCGGTGCATTCTTCGTGACGGTATCCAGCCGCATTGTAGGACTGATCGGCTCTTCCAACAATCCTATTTCCGGTATGACCATCGCTACCCTCATGGGTACCTGCCTGGTATTCATTGCAGTAGGATGGACCGGTAAAGTATACGAGCCCCTCGCACTGGTAGTAGGTGGTATGATCTGTATTGCTGCTGCCAACGCAGGCGCCACTTCCCAGGATCTCAAATCCGGGTATATCGTAGGTGCTACGCCGCGGTACCAGCAATTAGCCCTGTTTATCGGCGCAATCGTATCTTCTGTAGTAATAGGACTCACTGTAAAATTCCTGGATAAACCTACTTCTGAAATGATCAGCAAGGGGATTACGGAACATGCGATCGGTAGTGCATACTATCCGGCGCCACAAGGTACCCTCATGGCTACACTGGCTAAAGGTATCCTGTCTTTCAACCTCGACTGGCAGTTTGTACTGGTAGGCGTATTCCTTTCCATTACCATGGAACTGTGTGGTATTAACTCCCTTTCCTTTGCGGTAGGAGCGTACCTGCCATTATCCACTACGTTGCCTATATTTATTGGTGGCGCTATCCGGGGCGTGGTAGATAGCAAACAGAAAAAGGAAAACAAACAACTCAAACCGGAAGAAGAAGAACTGGGCAAAGGCAACCTGTTTGCAACCGGCCTGGTAGCCGGAGGTGCTGTCGCCGGGGTGATTATTGCCATCCTCGCCGGCTTTGATTCCACGGCAGCCATACTCGCTAAATTAAACACCACAGCCGGCCTCACCGGAGCGCTTGGTCATGGCGGTTACTATATATTAGGCGTTGGCTTCTTTACCTTTATGGGTTGGTATCTTTACCGTACTGCCCGCAAAGCATAA
- a CDS encoding peptide MFS transporter → MMQTAVAQDAPVASSKGHPKGLSVLFATEMWERFNFYGMRALLTLFLVNALAFSEADSSYIYGGFLGLCYLTPMLGGYISDRYLGNRNCILLGGFVMGVGQLLMVLSATIYASNVETAKTIVWLALLVIIFGNGFFKPNISSMVGQLYPKNDGRLDSAFTIFYMGINMGAFLGMFICPMLGDKVDLNGFRMVSAFKWGFLAAGLAMFLGTFLFFILKNKYVVTPDGKAIGAKPDFSKSSAAAATGEADKAKFTTPAIIGVLVLLVVLFFGIHFLSLDPNPIKSWLYPFIYASGISLAVLILTDKSITKIERQRILVIYFVAFFVIFFWACFEQAGSSLTFIADYQTDRRLFGWNMPPSFVQNANSVFIIVFALPFSWLWLKLNQRSLEPISPVKQSLGLFLLALGFLIIAFQVKNLGPHDKIGVSWLILMYLFHTLGELCLSPIGLSLVSKLAPHRFSSLLMGVWFLANAAGYALAGTLGALLPPTSDKFDLASKNGINLQGILDGTITATAQQLDKLHELKLATHYPTFAGFTIHNLYEFFMVFVILPGAAAVLLFLSTSFLKKWMHGVR, encoded by the coding sequence GCGTTATTAACGCTCTTCCTGGTAAATGCACTGGCCTTCTCTGAAGCGGATTCCTCTTATATCTATGGTGGTTTTTTAGGATTATGCTACCTCACCCCTATGCTTGGCGGATACATATCCGACCGTTACCTCGGTAACAGAAACTGTATTTTATTAGGTGGTTTTGTCATGGGCGTTGGTCAATTATTAATGGTACTCAGTGCCACGATCTACGCCAGCAACGTTGAAACAGCCAAAACAATCGTATGGCTCGCCCTCCTGGTGATCATCTTTGGCAATGGTTTCTTCAAGCCTAATATCTCCTCTATGGTGGGTCAGCTGTATCCTAAAAACGATGGCCGTCTGGATTCCGCTTTCACAATCTTCTACATGGGTATCAACATGGGCGCCTTCCTGGGGATGTTCATCTGCCCGATGCTGGGAGATAAAGTAGACCTGAATGGTTTCAGAATGGTCAGCGCCTTCAAATGGGGCTTCCTGGCTGCCGGTCTGGCCATGTTCCTGGGTACTTTCCTGTTCTTCATCCTGAAAAACAAGTATGTGGTGACGCCCGACGGCAAAGCGATCGGCGCTAAACCTGATTTCAGCAAATCTTCCGCAGCTGCGGCTACCGGTGAAGCTGACAAAGCCAAATTTACTACGCCTGCCATCATTGGTGTACTGGTATTACTCGTTGTACTCTTCTTCGGAATTCACTTCCTCTCCCTGGATCCCAATCCAATCAAATCATGGCTTTATCCTTTCATCTATGCATCCGGCATCAGCCTGGCTGTATTGATCCTCACCGATAAATCCATCACTAAAATCGAAAGACAAAGAATCCTGGTGATTTACTTTGTTGCCTTCTTTGTGATCTTTTTCTGGGCCTGTTTTGAACAAGCCGGTTCCTCCCTCACCTTTATCGCGGACTATCAGACAGATCGCCGCCTCTTCGGCTGGAATATGCCACCCAGCTTTGTACAAAACGCCAATTCAGTCTTCATTATCGTATTTGCACTGCCTTTTAGCTGGTTATGGTTAAAACTTAACCAGCGTAGCCTGGAGCCGATTTCTCCCGTTAAACAATCACTGGGTCTCTTTTTACTGGCCTTGGGTTTCCTGATCATTGCCTTCCAGGTGAAAAACCTGGGTCCTCATGATAAAATCGGCGTAAGCTGGCTGATTCTGATGTATCTCTTCCATACCCTGGGTGAGTTATGTTTATCTCCGATCGGTTTATCACTGGTATCCAAACTGGCGCCACACCGTTTCTCCTCTCTGCTGATGGGGGTATGGTTCCTGGCCAATGCTGCCGGTTATGCACTCGCAGGTACCCTCGGTGCCCTGTTGCCGCCTACCAGCGATAAATTTGACCTGGCCAGCAAAAACGGGATCAACCTGCAAGGTATCCTGGATGGCACCATTACCGCTACAGCCCAGCAGCTGGATAAACTGCATGAGCTGAAACTGGCTACTCATTATCCAACCTTTGCCGGCTTCACCATCCACAATCTCTACGAATTCTTTATGGTGTTCGTGATTTTGCCAGGTGCTGCCGCCGTTTTATTATTCCTGTCTACCAGCTTCCTGAAAAAATGGATGCACGGTGTTAGATAA